A DNA window from Methanobacterium sp. contains the following coding sequences:
- a CDS encoding transglutaminase family protein has protein sequence MICVFPSAALTENQFSSNGSINTISNEYKSILQVNAAYLVTIKKKVKVYYKIKVPVKSKVKVWYKYRGKWKYTYKYKYSYRYAYKYYYKYVYKTYKVRNIPPSECKKATKNAQSRDARIKALAKSLTPATKNVSVPNPNPKPTAPEHVENPDPVSEPGIEPQIADFSGNETAYQEARDAWNETNVSYNSYLKAKQKYNQYLQDYASYQQKLSQYKENITVTKKLTTLEKATNIFNWVRDYVNYSFYYNTRRGAVGTLRDRKGNCVDLSHLIVALSRAAGIPARYVHANCKFSSGWCGHVWAQLFVNGKWICADASNNINDFGVIRNWNTKNDILKGIYSSLPF, from the coding sequence ATGATCTGCGTTTTTCCTTCTGCAGCTTTAACAGAAAATCAATTTTCATCGAATGGTAGTATTAACACTATCTCTAACGAATATAAAAGTATTTTACAGGTAAATGCAGCTTATTTAGTAACGATAAAAAAGAAAGTTAAAGTATACTACAAGATAAAGGTCCCGGTAAAATCAAAGGTAAAAGTATGGTACAAATACAGGGGCAAGTGGAAATACACGTATAAATATAAGTACAGTTACAGGTACGCGTACAAGTACTACTACAAATATGTCTATAAAACTTATAAAGTAAGGAATATTCCTCCCAGTGAGTGTAAAAAGGCAACTAAAAATGCCCAATCCCGTGATGCACGAATAAAAGCACTTGCTAAAAGTTTAACACCTGCAACTAAAAACGTGTCTGTACCTAATCCAAACCCAAAACCAACAGCACCAGAACATGTGGAAAATCCAGATCCAGTTTCAGAACCTGGCATTGAGCCGCAAATTGCAGATTTCAGCGGAAATGAAACTGCATATCAAGAAGCGCGTGATGCCTGGAATGAGACAAATGTATCATATAACTCTTATTTGAAAGCAAAACAGAAATATAATCAATATTTACAGGACTATGCAAGTTATCAACAAAAGTTGAGTCAATATAAAGAAAATATAACAGTAACTAAGAAACTCACAACTCTAGAAAAAGCCACCAATATTTTTAACTGGGTAAGAGATTATGTAAACTATTCATTCTATTACAATACAAGAAGAGGGGCAGTAGGTACATTAAGAGATAGAAAAGGTAACTGTGTTGACCTGTCACATCTTATAGTAGCTCTTTCAAGAGCTGCAGGGATTCCAGCAAGGTATGTACATGCAAACTGTAAATTTTCAAGTGGATGGTGCGGTCATGTGTGGGCACAGTTGTTTGTCAATGGAAAATGGATCTGTGCTGATGCATCAAATAATATCAATGATTTCGGAGTAATACGTAATTGGAACACCAAAAACGATATTTTAAAAGGTATTTATTCATCGCTACCATTCTAA
- a CDS encoding phosphatase PAP2 family protein produces MLNGLIGTLNQVDIIIFYLININMQNQVFDVIMPLISSVGYFSIWIGLCVLLYIFGGRKGRNVALVCIVALVFGYFLTEILKYIVARPRPYVALNGIRVLTDMSGSSWPSGHTVASFIGAIIIGRSYSFKFKGKRCKLIYPLLIFAFLVGFSRIYNGVHYPFDVISGALIGIFCALLILMIEKDIIKFNEMLS; encoded by the coding sequence ATGCTAAATGGACTAATTGGGACATTAAATCAGGTAGATATTATAATTTTCTATTTAATTAATATCAACATGCAAAATCAAGTTTTTGATGTTATAATGCCGTTGATATCAAGTGTGGGATATTTTAGCATTTGGATTGGGCTATGTGTTTTACTGTACATATTTGGCGGGAGGAAAGGGAGAAATGTTGCGTTAGTTTGTATAGTTGCCCTGGTATTCGGTTATTTTTTGACAGAAATTTTAAAGTATATTGTTGCAAGGCCAAGGCCATATGTTGCACTTAATGGAATACGGGTTTTAACAGATATGAGCGGTTCTTCATGGCCATCAGGTCACACGGTTGCTTCTTTTATAGGGGCAATTATAATTGGGAGGAGTTACAGCTTTAAATTTAAAGGTAAAAGGTGTAAATTAATTTATCCTCTGCTGATATTTGCATTTCTGGTCGGATTTTCAAGAATTTATAATGGAGTTCATTATCCATTTGATGTAATTTCGGGTGCTTTAATTGGTATATTTTGCGCTTTGTTAATTCTAATGATTGAAAAGGATATAATAAAGTTTAATGAAATGTTATCGTGA
- the asd gene encoding aspartate-semialdehyde dehydrogenase, which translates to MVNVGILGATGMVGQRFIELLADHPKFEITALTASARSAGKRYEDAATWYLDSSIPESVKDITVVDTDPKETKDVDIVFSALPADTAAIVEPKFAKSCIVASNASAMRMEPDVPLVIPEVNPEHLDLVEIQQKNRGWDGFIVTNPNCSTIALTLTLKPLYDQYNLKRVYVSTMQAVSGAGYNGVPSMAIVDNLVPFIGGEEEKMESETLHLLGEFDGESVVPAPFGLSASCHRVAVVDGHTEAVFIEMEDDLEIEDVKNCLYNFKGIPQKLDLHSAPKNPVVIREEENRPQPRMDRNTDNGMAVTVGRLRKDAAFDNSLRYVLVGHNTIRGAAGASILNAELISEIM; encoded by the coding sequence ATGGTAAACGTAGGTATTCTCGGAGCAACTGGAATGGTTGGGCAGAGATTCATTGAACTTTTGGCAGATCATCCAAAGTTTGAAATCACTGCTCTTACAGCATCTGCAAGATCAGCAGGAAAAAGATATGAAGACGCTGCAACATGGTATCTTGATAGTTCGATACCAGAAAGTGTTAAAGATATTACTGTAGTTGATACAGACCCTAAAGAAACTAAAGATGTTGATATTGTGTTTTCTGCGCTTCCAGCAGATACTGCAGCGATTGTTGAGCCGAAGTTTGCCAAATCCTGTATTGTAGCATCAAATGCAAGTGCAATGAGAATGGAGCCCGATGTTCCCCTGGTGATACCTGAAGTTAACCCTGAACATTTGGATTTAGTAGAAATTCAACAAAAAAACAGAGGATGGGATGGATTCATAGTAACAAATCCTAACTGTTCAACCATAGCTTTAACTCTCACTTTAAAACCACTTTATGATCAGTATAACCTAAAAAGGGTGTATGTTTCAACCATGCAGGCTGTTTCTGGAGCTGGTTATAATGGTGTTCCTTCAATGGCAATAGTGGATAATCTCGTGCCTTTTATCGGCGGCGAAGAAGAGAAAATGGAATCTGAAACACTTCATTTGCTTGGTGAATTTGATGGAGAATCTGTAGTCCCTGCGCCATTCGGATTAAGTGCTTCCTGCCACAGGGTTGCTGTTGTCGATGGTCATACTGAAGCAGTTTTCATTGAAATGGAAGATGATTTAGAGATTGAAGATGTGAAAAATTGTTTATATAATTTCAAAGGCATTCCACAAAAGTTAGATCTCCACTCTGCACCAAAAAACCCTGTTGTAATCCGGGAAGAAGAAAATAGGCCGCAGCCAAGAATGGATAGGAATACTGATAACGGCATGGCTGTAACTGTTGGAAGATTAAGGAAAGATGCAGCATTTGATAACAGTCTTAGATATGTATTAGTTGGGCATAACACTATAAGGGGTGCCGCTGGCGCTTCTATTTTGAATGCTGAACTTATTTCTGAGATAATGTAG
- a CDS encoding phospholipase D-like domain-containing protein yields MLFKKREPVTEFVPTFLKEDRSALRKIHEMISGAQNHIYIVYPWITLGEEFIIPFENALSNNKDVEVYLITKLEKEDVFRRLHQLDDVERWKSIFGDNISIKYNNNLHAKMIIVDDTEMIAGSSNLTGSGLGSSRDYEGKPQIEANIYTNDRKAVENGVGFFVRLWSHKTSNKYVNDEYVLSCKSYHLSGIYQRYRKDFDKIVNQEKMRVKDDGTLKFSGILGYLDSKKAYVLGKTRKDIAVKLLRDSRSLNSSKIGDEVEISGKFNRIEGHIEFTIKELSKGTDKFNINNLRLGLSKIKIKGEVISIEEVIEMETKYGSKVLTLVKIKDDTGDITLELWDNIIPSGKLKGGIKLEITNGYTKVHEGELRLGLQKNDGKIKLLGV; encoded by the coding sequence ATGCTTTTTAAGAAACGTGAACCAGTAACTGAATTTGTTCCAACTTTCTTAAAGGAAGACCGTTCTGCTTTAAGAAAGATTCATGAAATGATAAGTGGTGCACAGAATCATATTTATATTGTATATCCATGGATCACGCTTGGTGAGGAATTTATCATTCCTTTTGAAAATGCTTTATCTAATAATAAAGATGTAGAAGTATATCTTATCACTAAACTGGAAAAGGAAGATGTATTTCGAAGGCTGCATCAATTAGATGATGTTGAAAGGTGGAAAAGTATTTTTGGTGACAATATATCTATAAAATACAATAATAATCTTCATGCAAAGATGATAATTGTTGATGACACTGAAATGATTGCTGGATCTTCAAATTTAACTGGAAGCGGTCTTGGATCATCTAGAGATTATGAAGGAAAGCCTCAGATTGAAGCAAATATTTATACAAATGACCGAAAAGCTGTAGAAAATGGAGTAGGCTTTTTTGTCAGGTTATGGAGCCATAAAACTTCAAATAAATATGTTAATGATGAATATGTGTTATCTTGTAAATCGTACCATCTATCTGGGATATATCAAAGATACAGGAAGGACTTTGATAAAATAGTGAATCAAGAGAAGATGCGGGTAAAGGACGATGGAACTTTAAAGTTTAGCGGAATTTTAGGCTATTTAGATAGTAAAAAAGCGTATGTTTTGGGAAAAACAAGGAAAGATATTGCCGTGAAACTTTTGCGAGATAGCAGAAGTTTGAATTCATCTAAAATCGGTGATGAAGTAGAAATTTCAGGTAAATTTAACAGGATAGAAGGACATATCGAGTTTACAATAAAAGAATTATCAAAGGGCACTGATAAATTTAACATAAATAATTTGAGGTTAGGTTTAAGTAAAATTAAGATAAAGGGAGAAGTTATAAGCATAGAAGAAGTAATTGAAATGGAGACTAAGTATGGCAGTAAGGTGTTAACACTTGTTAAAATTAAAGATGACACTGGAGATATCACTTTAGAGCTTTGGGATAATATAATTCCAAGTGGAAAACTTAAAGGCGGTATCAAGCTGGAAATAACAAACGGCTATACGAAGGTCCATGAGGGAGAATTAAGATTAGGACTTCAAAAGAACGACGGAAAAATAAAGTTATTAGGTGTATAA
- the dapB gene encoding 4-hydroxy-tetrahydrodipicolinate reductase produces MIGVAVTGASGRMGSKIIRTILEQDDMKVVAAIEAPNTPFEGKDVGEVIGVGTIGVPVNGAEKLAEVLTEKKPDVLVDFTIANAAVGTIKTSAECGVNLVVGTTGFSDEQMEEMKNAIEKNKVKAVIAPNMAVGVNVFFKIIADLAKILKDDYDVEIIEAHHKHKADAPSGTAVKAYEVLAETLGRDKNECGVYGRQGMVGARTPEEIGIHAVRGGDIVGDHTVLFAGEGERIEIVHRAHSRQAFVSGVIKAVRYVVGASEGKISDMGDVLGIK; encoded by the coding sequence ATGATTGGAGTGGCTGTAACAGGCGCAAGCGGAAGAATGGGTTCTAAAATAATTAGGACCATACTTGAACAGGATGACATGAAAGTTGTGGCAGCAATAGAAGCACCAAATACCCCTTTTGAGGGAAAGGATGTAGGTGAAGTAATTGGTGTGGGAACCATTGGTGTTCCTGTAAACGGTGCTGAAAAACTTGCTGAAGTTCTAACAGAGAAGAAGCCAGATGTGCTTGTTGATTTTACTATAGCAAATGCTGCCGTAGGTACAATTAAAACTTCAGCAGAATGTGGAGTTAATTTAGTTGTAGGTACAACTGGATTTTCAGACGAGCAAATGGAAGAAATGAAAAATGCTATAGAAAAGAATAAAGTAAAAGCAGTAATTGCTCCAAACATGGCAGTAGGTGTAAATGTATTCTTTAAAATCATTGCGGACCTTGCTAAAATCTTAAAAGATGATTATGATGTGGAGATAATAGAAGCTCACCACAAGCATAAAGCTGATGCACCATCAGGAACAGCTGTTAAAGCTTATGAAGTTCTGGCAGAGACACTTGGAAGAGATAAGAATGAATGTGGTGTCTATGGCAGGCAAGGAATGGTAGGTGCACGTACTCCTGAAGAGATCGGAATACACGCTGTCCGTGGTGGAGATATCGTTGGAGACCACACTGTACTTTTTGCAGGTGAAGGAGAAAGAATTGAAATTGTCCATAGAGCACACAGCAGGCAGGCATTTGTATCAGGAGTAATTAAAGCAGTAAGATATGTTGTTGGGGCTTCTGAGGGAAAAATAAGCGATATGGGAGATGTTCTCGGTATAAAATAA
- the dapA gene encoding 4-hydroxy-tetrahydrodipicolinate synthase, protein MKFEGTTVAMVTPYTKNDEIDEEGIRENINYLIENGVNGILAAGTTGESATISHDEHRKLLDILIDEADGKVTTIAGAGSNSSKEALGLVKHAEDIGADGALVITPYYNKPQQNGLYEHYKLLAESTNIPIIVYNVPSRTGTDIDVETIGKVAELDNIAAIKEANPDLDKVSQIIKKIDEIGKTDKFAVLSGNDDLTLPMIALGAKGVISVVANVDPARMSQLVNYALEGDFESASESHYELYDLMKVLFIETNPVPAKTALSMMGRPAGNVRMPLAPINEENKAKLKEVLKNLDLI, encoded by the coding sequence ATGAAATTTGAAGGTACGACCGTGGCTATGGTGACTCCATACACGAAAAACGATGAAATAGATGAAGAAGGAATTCGTGAAAACATAAATTATTTGATAGAAAACGGCGTTAATGGGATATTAGCTGCAGGAACAACTGGTGAATCAGCTACAATATCTCACGATGAGCACAGAAAGCTGTTAGATATTTTAATTGACGAAGCTGATGGTAAAGTTACAACTATCGCCGGTGCAGGTAGTAATTCATCCAAGGAAGCTCTTGGGCTTGTTAAACATGCTGAAGATATAGGCGCAGATGGAGCACTGGTTATAACACCTTATTACAATAAACCGCAGCAAAATGGCCTTTATGAGCATTATAAATTACTTGCAGAATCTACAAATATTCCTATAATAGTTTACAATGTACCTTCAAGAACAGGTACAGATATAGACGTTGAAACTATAGGAAAAGTTGCAGAACTTGACAACATTGCTGCTATTAAAGAAGCAAACCCTGACCTGGATAAAGTATCTCAAATAATTAAAAAAATTGATGAAATAGGTAAAACTGATAAATTCGCAGTTCTATCTGGAAATGATGATCTTACACTTCCTATGATAGCTTTGGGTGCAAAAGGAGTGATAAGTGTTGTTGCAAATGTTGATCCAGCACGTATGAGCCAGCTGGTTAATTATGCATTGGAAGGGGACTTTGAATCTGCATCTGAATCCCATTACGAACTTTATGATCTCATGAAAGTTCTATTCATTGAGACAAATCCAGTCCCAGCAAAAACAGCTTTAAGTATGATGGGAAGGCCAGCAGGTAATGTAAGAATGCCTCTTGCACCTATTAATGAGGAAAACAAGGCTAAATTAAAAGAAGTACTTAAAAACCTTGATTTAATTTAA
- a CDS encoding aspartate kinase, with amino-acid sequence MGIIVAKFGGTSVGNGERIKKAAQSVVNEYMKGKKVVVVVSAINKTTDEFLKIVDTAMGKSITDKQLAEVVSMGEMTSVRIFSSTIESLGVKSEYVDPYADAWPVITDNNFLSAKINFEVTEEKSSKIEEMIDEGIIPVVCGYLGKNESGNITTLGRGGSDITAFLLGHCLKAEEVIIVTDVDGVMSTDPNKLLSAKKLDKISVEEMRDLATHGAQVLHPHALKYKDPKIDAKIIGYEKGDLSTPGTEIIGPSNNELLKCATINSEPISVIAVVGEEILTKSGILSKITDTLAKHKINIYGISTGQNSITVFVNKSDSDRAHEVLHEVVVTTDDLSSLSLGREIAMITVASQDFIDTPGVIAEITEPLQKSKINIVEISSSQTSVVLFVDWDDGNKAYELVKGVLK; translated from the coding sequence ATGGGAATTATAGTGGCCAAGTTCGGAGGAACATCCGTTGGCAATGGTGAACGGATTAAAAAAGCAGCGCAATCAGTTGTAAATGAATACATGAAAGGTAAAAAGGTAGTAGTTGTTGTATCTGCAATAAATAAAACGACAGATGAGTTTTTAAAAATTGTAGATACTGCTATGGGAAAATCTATAACAGACAAACAGCTTGCTGAAGTTGTTTCAATGGGAGAAATGACCAGTGTTAGAATATTTTCATCAACTATCGAATCTTTAGGTGTTAAATCCGAATATGTAGATCCATATGCAGATGCTTGGCCCGTAATTACTGATAACAATTTTTTAAGTGCAAAAATTAACTTTGAAGTAACAGAAGAAAAATCAAGCAAGATTGAAGAAATGATAGACGAAGGAATAATTCCTGTAGTCTGTGGATACCTTGGAAAAAATGAATCAGGGAACATCACAACTTTAGGACGAGGAGGAAGTGACATAACTGCATTTTTGCTTGGGCACTGCCTCAAAGCTGAAGAAGTTATCATTGTAACTGATGTTGATGGAGTAATGTCTACTGATCCAAACAAACTTCTCTCGGCTAAAAAGCTTGATAAAATTTCTGTTGAAGAAATGAGGGACCTTGCAACTCATGGAGCACAGGTATTGCACCCCCATGCTCTAAAATACAAAGATCCAAAAATAGATGCTAAAATAATTGGATATGAAAAAGGAGACTTATCTACTCCTGGGACAGAAATTATAGGTCCTTCTAATAATGAATTACTCAAATGTGCAACCATAAACAGCGAACCTATATCTGTTATTGCTGTTGTTGGGGAAGAGATTTTAACAAAATCTGGAATTTTGTCAAAAATCACAGATACTCTTGCAAAACATAAAATTAACATCTATGGAATTTCTACAGGTCAAAATTCCATAACTGTATTCGTTAATAAATCTGATTCAGACCGTGCTCATGAAGTTCTCCATGAAGTTGTTGTAACAACTGATGATTTAAGTTCTCTTTCTCTGGGAAGAGAAATTGCAATGATAACTGTTGCAAGTCAGGATTTTATAGACACTCCTGGAGTAATAGCAGAAATAACTGAACCTTTACAAAAAAGTAAAATAAATATTGTTGAAATTTCTTCAAGTCAGACTTCTGTTGTTCTTTTTGTGGATTGGGATGATGGTAATAAGGCTTATGAACTTGTAAAAGGTGTCTTAAAATGA
- a CDS encoding 30S ribosomal protein S17e encodes MGNIRTSFVKRTAKELVETYEGKFTTDFDENKKLVEEFSTVSTKHLRNKIAGYVTRLVKQGPQ; translated from the coding sequence ATGGGTAACATAAGAACATCATTCGTAAAAAGAACTGCAAAAGAATTAGTAGAAACATATGAGGGTAAATTTACCACAGATTTTGATGAAAATAAAAAATTAGTAGAAGAATTTTCTACTGTAAGTACAAAACATCTTAGAAATAAAATTGCAGGATATGTAACTAGACTAGTAAAACAAGGACCTCAATAG
- a CDS encoding chorismate mutase — translation MDKAEALKVLQESRVAIDKIDEELIYLIEKRTSLAKDIASAKLALGIPIEDKKREDYIQDKIKKISKEIDGDFINKIMNILMELNKKEQEKILRRNTNG, via the coding sequence GTGGATAAGGCAGAAGCTTTAAAAGTTCTTCAAGAATCTAGAGTCGCAATCGATAAAATAGATGAAGAACTAATATATTTAATAGAAAAAAGAACATCTCTTGCTAAAGATATTGCGAGTGCAAAACTAGCTTTGGGCATTCCAATAGAAGATAAAAAAAGAGAAGATTATATTCAAGATAAAATTAAAAAGATCTCCAAAGAAATAGATGGAGACTTCATCAATAAAATAATGAATATTTTGATGGAATTAAACAAAAAAGAACAAGAAAAAATACTTAGGAGGAATACTAATGGGTAA
- a CDS encoding shikimate kinase — MKTIVKSPGSATVINAIATGCGSAFGIRRYVTAEVELKSSNIICKSDEDVDTSLMELCVKSVLHKFDIDTGVRVKTYSDLPVASGLSSSSATSNAVVLATVLALSKEYGPDCYMSDVDVLNLAIDASLEAGVTITGAFDDASASFFGGLTVTDNMNRKILKKQDMEEQNILIYMPDKKSLTAQSDILKMKLLSPYVKLAFGQALKGDIYKALTLNGLLYCAALEFNPNIALDALSAGAIAAGLSGTGPSFVAVTDDKALDNVLDSWSSYEGNIIHTEVDNEGTKEILS; from the coding sequence TTGAAAACAATTGTTAAATCTCCAGGTTCTGCAACAGTTATAAATGCTATAGCCACTGGTTGTGGTTCAGCATTTGGTATTAGGCGTTATGTAACTGCAGAAGTGGAATTAAAATCATCAAATATAATATGTAAGTCAGATGAAGATGTAGACACAAGTTTAATGGAGCTATGTGTTAAAAGCGTTCTCCATAAATTTGATATTGATACTGGAGTTAGAGTTAAAACATATTCTGATCTTCCAGTTGCATCTGGACTTTCAAGCAGCAGTGCAACTTCAAATGCAGTTGTTCTGGCTACAGTTTTAGCTTTATCAAAAGAATATGGTCCTGATTGTTATATGTCGGATGTTGATGTATTAAATTTGGCTATAGATGCTTCGTTAGAGGCGGGTGTTACTATTACTGGTGCATTCGACGATGCAAGTGCTTCATTTTTTGGAGGATTAACTGTAACCGACAACATGAACCGAAAAATTTTGAAAAAGCAAGACATGGAAGAGCAAAATATATTAATATATATGCCAGATAAAAAATCACTTACTGCACAATCTGATATTTTGAAGATGAAACTTCTCTCACCTTATGTCAAGCTTGCATTTGGCCAGGCTTTGAAAGGTGATATATATAAGGCTCTAACTTTAAATGGACTTTTATATTGTGCAGCTCTTGAATTTAATCCTAACATTGCCCTTGATGCATTAAGTGCAGGTGCAATTGCAGCCGGATTATCAGGTACAGGGCCTTCATTTGTGGCTGTAACTGATGATAAAGCTTTAGATAATGTTTTAGACTCATGGAGCTCTTATGAAGGTAACATTATACATACTGAAGTTGATAATGAAGGCACAAAGGAAATTCTGAGTTAA
- a CDS encoding MJ0307 family thioredoxin yields MAVKVEVFTSPSCPYCPMAIEVVDAVKKEMQDDIEVEKIDIMQNREKAIEYGLMAVPAVAINGTVKFVGAPEKDELEKAIKEELQAS; encoded by the coding sequence ATGGCTGTTAAAGTAGAAGTATTTACATCTCCTTCATGCCCATACTGTCCTATGGCCATAGAAGTTGTTGACGCAGTAAAAAAAGAAATGCAAGACGATATAGAAGTTGAAAAAATTGATATAATGCAGAATCGTGAAAAAGCAATAGAATATGGTTTAATGGCAGTTCCAGCCGTTGCTATAAACGGTACTGTGAAATTTGTAGGAGCTCCTGAAAAAGACGAGCTAGAAAAAGCTATTAAAGAAGAATTACAAGCAAGCTAA
- the cbiD gene encoding cobalt-precorrin-5B (C(1))-methyltransferase CbiD: MKNNENSSYGITTGSAATAAAVAALLTVNGNITSQIDIETPFGILKIDINCSRKISSNSGRACVIKMPYNDPDVTTNLKICADVKITEDNEIKIKGGEGVGKVTKPGLQIPVGEHAINPVPRQMIEINLQKVLPKGKGAEVIIFVPKGEEIAKRTMNSRLGITGGISILGTTGIARPMSSKAYKESLACQIDVAVAEGYEDLIFVPGNIGERLAVKILDAPKDKIVQMSNFVGYMLDKAEEKGISKIMLFGHAGKLIKIAAGIFNTKNSVADGRREIIAAYCGLLGADQKLIESIFKSKTTEDMITILDKENMTYSVFELIGKSIKEKCHEKYNIDFDIIIVTMNGRILNKQ; this comes from the coding sequence ATGAAAAATAATGAAAATTCCTCTTACGGGATTACAACAGGGAGCGCTGCAACTGCTGCTGCTGTTGCAGCACTTTTAACTGTAAATGGAAATATTACGTCACAGATAGATATTGAAACTCCTTTTGGAATACTTAAAATTGATATAAATTGTTCAAGAAAAATTAGTTCTAATTCTGGAAGAGCATGTGTAATTAAAATGCCCTACAACGACCCTGATGTCACCACAAACCTTAAAATATGTGCTGACGTGAAGATAACTGAAGATAACGAAATAAAAATTAAAGGCGGGGAAGGTGTTGGTAAAGTAACCAAACCAGGTTTACAGATCCCAGTTGGAGAACATGCCATAAATCCTGTTCCAAGACAAATGATAGAAATTAATCTCCAAAAGGTGCTCCCTAAAGGAAAGGGAGCAGAAGTTATAATATTTGTCCCAAAAGGAGAAGAAATTGCAAAAAGAACCATGAATTCTCGTCTTGGTATAACCGGCGGTATTTCAATTCTTGGAACGACTGGTATCGCAAGGCCTATGTCTTCTAAAGCTTATAAAGAATCTTTAGCCTGCCAGATTGATGTTGCAGTGGCTGAAGGATATGAAGATCTTATCTTCGTGCCAGGTAACATTGGAGAACGCCTTGCAGTTAAAATTTTAGATGCTCCTAAAGACAAAATAGTCCAGATGAGCAATTTTGTAGGTTACATGTTAGACAAAGCTGAAGAAAAAGGCATCAGCAAAATTATGTTATTTGGACACGCAGGTAAACTCATTAAAATCGCTGCAGGTATTTTTAACACTAAAAATAGTGTTGCAGATGGAAGAAGAGAAATAATAGCAGCATACTGCGGACTTTTAGGTGCAGACCAAAAGTTAATAGAATCTATTTTTAAATCTAAAACTACAGAAGACATGATAACTATTCTTGATAAAGAAAACATGACCTACTCTGTTTTTGAACTCATAGGTAAATCTATAAAAGAGAAATGTCATGAAAAATATAACATAGATTTTGACATAATTATCGTTACAATGAACGGCAGAATTTTAAACAAACAATAA
- a CDS encoding glycosyltransferase family 4 protein has translation MKICMLGHFPPHLGGISSYTYLLSRELVNRGDKVCVLTYPHENISDIEGIPVFTAPTVNIKGIRGFLFSISATFKLLSMIRKYKIDLIHAHYVMPPGLIAVICSMFSETKTAITIHGSDIFVLARKPLLKSMIKFILKRSDYVFVVSDSLKENVLKLGIEGLEDKLSITYNSVDVERFRPDQISTFKKEIHINPQKPVVLFVGNLVWQKGVEYLIRAKEFLNVDAEIVIVGDGPLLEELKGIVEFEKMEGITFTGARNDIENIMPSADVVVVPSVSESFGIVILEAMASGKPVVATKVGGIPEVVNKKIGILVNPEDPVGLAEAINKILQDKELKENMGKNAREQVMKYSSIEIPY, from the coding sequence ATGAAGATATGTATGTTAGGTCATTTTCCACCCCATTTAGGAGGTATTTCTTCATATACCTATCTTTTATCCAGAGAACTGGTAAATCGAGGGGATAAAGTATGTGTACTCACATATCCCCATGAAAATATTTCTGATATTGAAGGCATTCCTGTTTTTACAGCCCCAACTGTAAATATTAAGGGTATACGAGGATTTTTATTTTCAATATCTGCCACTTTTAAGCTTTTGAGTATGATTAGAAAATATAAAATTGATCTTATACACGCTCATTACGTTATGCCTCCCGGATTAATAGCAGTTATTTGCAGTATGTTTTCAGAGACTAAAACAGCGATTACTATACACGGCTCGGATATATTTGTCCTGGCACGTAAACCCCTGTTAAAATCAATGATTAAATTTATTTTAAAAAGATCAGATTATGTATTCGTTGTAAGTGATTCGCTCAAAGAAAATGTCCTTAAGTTAGGCATCGAAGGGCTTGAAGATAAACTATCAATCACCTACAATTCAGTAGATGTTGAAAGATTTAGACCAGATCAGATAAGTACATTTAAAAAAGAAATACATATAAACCCACAAAAGCCAGTTGTGCTTTTTGTTGGTAATTTAGTGTGGCAAAAGGGTGTTGAATATCTTATACGGGCAAAAGAATTCCTCAATGTAGATGCAGAAATAGTGATTGTTGGAGACGGACCCCTGCTTGAGGAACTCAAGGGTATTGTAGAATTCGAAAAAATGGAAGGAATTACTTTTACAGGCGCGAGAAATGATATTGAAAATATAATGCCTTCAGCAGATGTTGTAGTGGTGCCTTCGGTATCTGAAAGTTTTGGTATTGTGATTTTAGAGGCCATGGCATCTGGTAAACCAGTAGTTGCAACTAAAGTTGGAGGAATTCCGGAAGTTGTAAATAAAAAGATTGGAATACTTGTAAATCCCGAAGACCCTGTAGGACTTGCAGAAGCAATTAATAAAATACTGCAGGATAAAGAACTTAAAGAGAACATGGGAAAAAATGCAAGGGAACAGGTAATGAAATATTCAAGTATTGAAATTCCATATTGA